In Neorhizobium galegae, the following proteins share a genomic window:
- a CDS encoding ABC transporter permease: MPVYIGKRLLVAIPTLLIISIFVFSLQKLLPGDPILAMAGEERDPAVIEFLRDKYRLNDPVVVQYFYWLGGVLTGDFGISLRTNQPVLELILQKLPVTIQLAVMAMFFAMVIGIPIGILAAVKKNTFIDYIANVLALTGLSIPNFWLGIMLILLISVQLGWLPASGFESIFVDPVRSLQTMVMPAFVLGNALAATLMRHTRSAMIGVLSADYIRTARAKGLSPREVILSHSFRNALLPVVTLSALLFGELLAGAVLTEQIFTIPGFGKLIVDAVFNRDYAVVQGVVLCTAVGFILMNLIADVLYVLLNPRLRATL; encoded by the coding sequence ATGCCTGTCTACATCGGAAAGCGTCTGCTGGTCGCCATCCCGACCTTGCTGATCATCTCCATTTTTGTGTTTTCACTGCAGAAACTCTTGCCCGGCGATCCCATTCTGGCCATGGCCGGCGAGGAGCGTGACCCTGCCGTCATCGAATTCCTGCGCGACAAATACCGGCTGAACGATCCGGTCGTGGTTCAATATTTCTACTGGCTCGGCGGCGTGCTGACAGGCGACTTCGGCATTTCGCTGCGCACCAACCAGCCTGTCCTGGAACTGATCCTCCAGAAGCTGCCGGTGACTATTCAGCTTGCCGTGATGGCGATGTTCTTCGCCATGGTGATCGGCATTCCGATCGGCATTCTGGCGGCGGTCAAGAAGAACACGTTCATCGATTATATTGCCAACGTGCTGGCGCTGACCGGCCTGTCGATCCCGAATTTCTGGCTCGGTATCATGCTCATCCTGTTGATCTCGGTGCAGCTCGGCTGGCTGCCTGCCTCGGGCTTCGAGTCGATCTTCGTCGATCCCGTCCGGTCCCTGCAGACCATGGTCATGCCGGCCTTCGTGCTCGGCAATGCGCTCGCCGCGACCCTGATGCGCCATACCCGCTCGGCGATGATCGGCGTGCTCAGCGCCGACTATATCCGCACCGCCCGCGCCAAGGGGCTTTCTCCGCGGGAGGTCATTCTGAGCCACAGTTTCCGCAATGCGCTTCTGCCGGTCGTGACTCTGTCGGCGCTGCTGTTCGGCGAACTGCTGGCCGGCGCGGTCCTGACCGAACAGATCTTCACCATACCGGGCTTCGGCAAGCTCATCGTCGATGCCGTCTTCAACCGCGACTATGCGGTCGTGCAGGGCGTCGTGCTGTGCACGGCAGTCGGTTTCATCCTGATGAACCTGATTGCCGACGTCCTTTATGTCCTGCTCAATCCGCGTCTGAGGGCCACCCTATGA
- a CDS encoding FadR/GntR family transcriptional regulator, translated as MVQDGAGEAHDNSSYALDRLRELLRAGEFGSEGRLPTERALTDLLGISRRAVRRALEVLESEGLIWRRQGSGTFIGERPSEWSNHVGAIVAGTDFMEIMEVRLRIEPQLAQLAAMRAKPADIAKMHEIALKIIESSDADARELWDGTLHRLIAQSAGNQLFLSIFDVINRVRQDEAWRAIRERARSSGNAVNISFAQHTTIIEAIAARDPVQAGEAMREHLLMLQERLIRATSLGSVEQGSLSEAS; from the coding sequence ATGGTACAGGATGGAGCCGGCGAGGCTCATGACAACTCGAGCTATGCGCTGGATCGCCTGAGAGAGCTTTTAAGGGCGGGAGAATTCGGTTCTGAAGGCCGCCTGCCGACCGAACGCGCTTTGACCGACCTGCTCGGCATCAGCCGGCGTGCGGTGCGACGTGCACTTGAGGTGCTCGAATCCGAAGGTCTCATCTGGCGCCGCCAGGGCTCAGGCACCTTTATCGGCGAAAGGCCGAGCGAGTGGAGCAACCATGTGGGCGCGATCGTCGCCGGCACGGACTTCATGGAGATCATGGAAGTCCGTCTGAGGATCGAACCACAGCTCGCCCAACTGGCGGCCATGCGTGCCAAGCCGGCGGATATCGCCAAGATGCACGAGATCGCCTTGAAGATCATCGAGAGCAGCGATGCCGACGCCCGCGAACTGTGGGACGGGACGCTGCACCGGCTGATCGCCCAGAGCGCCGGCAACCAGCTTTTCCTGTCGATCTTCGACGTCATCAATCGCGTCCGCCAGGACGAGGCATGGCGGGCGATCCGCGAGCGCGCCCGTTCGAGCGGCAATGCGGTCAACATCTCGTTTGCCCAGCACACGACCATCATCGAGGCGATCGCCGCGCGTGATCCGGTGCAGGCGGGGGAGGCGATGCGCGAACACCTGCTGATGCTTCAGGAGCGGCTCATCCGCGCGACGTCCCTTGGCTCCGTGGAACAGGGATCGCTCAGCGAAGCAAGCTGA
- the sthA gene encoding Si-specific NAD(P)(+) transhydrogenase — MNQYDLIVVGSGPAGRRAAIQAAKLDKKVLVVEQGKRVGGVSVHTGTIPSKTLRETALNLSGWRERGFYGKAYRVKQEISAEDLRRRLLITLDHEVEVLEHQFARNRVQSIRGKATFVTSDTMAIAKDDGDVMHVMGKSILLAVGTKPFRPDYMPFDGKTVLDSDELLEIDQLPRSMVVIGAGVIGIEYATIFSALDAAVTVIDPKPTMLDFIDKEIVEDFTYQLRDRNMKLLLGQKADKVERLPDGKVMVHVDSGRQIITDMVLFAAGRMGATDTLNLAAAGLEADSRGRLKVNPETFETSVPGIFAAGDVVGFPSLASTSMEQGRVAARVAVGAIAKEPPKYFPYGIYAVPEISTCGLTEEEMKERGIPYECGIARFRETSRGHIMGLDTGLLKLIFSLKTRRLLGVHIVGEGATELVHIGQAVLNLKGTVEYFVENTFNYPTLAEAYKIAGLDAWNRMGEGPKEAVAPQVETVATVKAETATAEKKKAVSK, encoded by the coding sequence ATGAACCAATACGACCTCATCGTCGTCGGCAGCGGACCGGCCGGCCGCCGCGCGGCCATCCAGGCAGCCAAGCTCGACAAGAAGGTTCTGGTCGTCGAACAGGGCAAGAGGGTCGGAGGCGTATCGGTCCACACGGGCACGATCCCGTCGAAGACGCTGCGCGAAACGGCGCTCAACCTGTCCGGCTGGCGCGAACGCGGCTTCTACGGCAAGGCCTACCGCGTCAAGCAGGAAATCAGCGCCGAAGATCTGCGCCGCCGCCTGCTGATCACCCTCGACCACGAAGTCGAAGTATTGGAACATCAATTCGCCCGCAACCGCGTCCAGAGCATCCGTGGCAAGGCGACCTTCGTCACGTCCGACACGATGGCAATCGCCAAAGACGACGGCGACGTCATGCACGTCATGGGCAAGTCCATCCTGCTCGCGGTCGGTACCAAGCCTTTCCGTCCTGATTACATGCCATTCGACGGCAAGACGGTTCTCGACAGCGACGAATTGCTCGAAATCGACCAGCTCCCCCGTTCGATGGTGGTCATCGGCGCCGGCGTTATCGGCATCGAATACGCGACGATCTTCAGCGCGCTGGATGCGGCCGTGACCGTCATCGACCCGAAGCCGACCATGCTCGACTTCATCGATAAGGAGATCGTCGAGGACTTCACCTATCAGCTGCGCGACCGCAACATGAAGCTGCTGCTCGGCCAGAAGGCGGACAAGGTGGAACGGCTGCCGGACGGCAAGGTCATGGTGCACGTGGACAGCGGCCGTCAGATCATCACCGACATGGTGCTGTTCGCCGCCGGCCGCATGGGCGCCACCGATACGCTGAACCTCGCCGCGGCCGGCCTCGAGGCCGACAGCCGCGGCCGCCTCAAGGTCAACCCGGAAACCTTCGAGACCTCCGTTCCGGGCATCTTTGCCGCCGGCGACGTCGTCGGCTTCCCGAGCCTTGCCTCGACCTCGATGGAACAGGGGCGCGTCGCGGCCCGTGTCGCCGTCGGCGCGATCGCCAAGGAACCGCCGAAATATTTCCCCTACGGCATCTATGCGGTGCCGGAAATCTCCACTTGCGGCCTCACCGAAGAGGAAATGAAGGAGCGCGGCATTCCCTATGAATGCGGCATCGCCCGCTTCCGGGAGACCTCGCGCGGCCATATCATGGGCCTCGATACCGGGCTCCTGAAGCTGATCTTCTCGCTGAAGACCCGCCGCCTGCTCGGCGTCCATATCGTCGGCGAAGGTGCGACCGAACTCGTCCACATCGGCCAGGCGGTATTGAACCTCAAGGGCACGGTCGAATATTTCGTCGAGAATACGTTCAACTACCCGACACTCGCCGAAGCCTACAAGATCGCCGGCCTCGACGCCTGGAACCGCATGGGCGAAGGCCCGAAGGAAGCGGTGGCTCCACAGGTGGAGACCGTGGCGACGGTTAAGGCCGAGACCGCGACAGCAGAGAAGAAAAAAGCCGTCTCCAAGTGA
- a CDS encoding ABC transporter permease, translated as MTTIDQAPPVAVAKRDKSRAWRKMKKNRSALVGAVVVLFFTILAAAAPILPIIDPVATSWTAIRKAPSAMYWLGTDDLGRDILSRMIWGARASLMAGVFSVAIAVGIGVPFGLISGYFGGWVDMVISRITEALLAMPFLIMAIALAAFLGPSLMNAMIAIGLSAMPIFVRLTRGQVLAVKTEDYVEGARAVGLNHFEIMTRYILPNVFAPIIVQATLTIATAIIAEASLSFLGLGQQPPAPSWGSMLNVAKNFLSQAPWMAMWPGAAIFLVVIGFNLLGDGLRDALDPREA; from the coding sequence ATGACCACGATCGACCAAGCACCGCCCGTGGCGGTCGCCAAGCGCGACAAGAGCCGCGCCTGGCGCAAGATGAAGAAGAACCGGAGCGCGCTCGTCGGCGCCGTCGTCGTGCTGTTCTTCACGATCCTGGCAGCCGCCGCGCCGATTCTGCCGATCATCGATCCCGTCGCCACGAGCTGGACGGCGATCCGCAAGGCGCCCTCGGCCATGTACTGGCTCGGCACTGACGATCTCGGTCGCGACATCCTGTCCCGCATGATCTGGGGCGCCCGGGCATCCCTGATGGCCGGGGTGTTTTCAGTCGCCATCGCGGTCGGCATCGGCGTGCCCTTCGGGCTGATCTCGGGTTATTTCGGCGGCTGGGTGGATATGGTGATCTCGAGGATCACAGAGGCTCTGCTCGCCATGCCCTTCCTGATCATGGCGATCGCGCTCGCGGCATTTTTGGGCCCGAGCCTGATGAATGCGATGATCGCCATCGGCCTGTCCGCCATGCCGATCTTCGTGCGGCTGACCCGTGGTCAGGTCCTGGCGGTCAAGACGGAGGACTATGTCGAAGGCGCACGCGCCGTTGGCCTGAACCACTTCGAAATCATGACCCGCTACATCCTGCCCAACGTTTTCGCACCCATCATCGTCCAGGCGACGCTGACGATCGCAACCGCGATCATCGCCGAGGCGAGCCTTTCCTTCCTCGGCCTCGGCCAGCAGCCGCCAGCCCCCTCCTGGGGCTCGATGTTGAACGTCGCCAAGAACTTTTTGAGCCAGGCTCCCTGGATGGCGATGTGGCCGGGTGCGGCGATCTTCCTCGTCGTCATTGGCTTCAATCTCCTCGGCGATGGCCTGCGCGATGCGCTCGACCCGCGCGAAGCATGA
- the rpsD gene encoding 30S ribosomal protein S4: MSKRESSKYKIDRRMGENIWGRPKSPVNRREYGPGQHGQRRKGKLSDFGVQLRAKQKLKGYYGDLREKQFRSIYDEANRRKGDTSENLIGLLESRLDAIVYRAKFVPTVFAARQFVNHGHVTVNGVRVNIGSYRCKAGDVIEVRQKSKQMVTVLEAVSLAERDVPDYIEVDHNKMVATFARVPGLTDVPYAVIMEPQLVVEFYSR; the protein is encoded by the coding sequence ATGAGCAAGCGCGAATCGTCCAAATACAAGATCGACCGCCGTATGGGCGAAAACATCTGGGGCCGTCCGAAGTCCCCGGTGAACCGCCGCGAATACGGCCCGGGCCAGCACGGCCAGCGCCGCAAGGGCAAGCTTTCCGACTTCGGTGTGCAGCTGCGCGCCAAGCAGAAGCTCAAGGGCTATTACGGCGACCTGCGCGAAAAGCAGTTCCGCTCGATCTATGACGAAGCCAACCGCCGCAAGGGCGACACTTCGGAGAACCTGATCGGCCTGCTCGAATCGCGCCTCGACGCGATCGTCTACCGCGCCAAGTTCGTTCCGACGGTCTTTGCTGCCCGCCAGTTCGTCAACCATGGCCACGTCACCGTCAACGGCGTCCGCGTCAACATCGGTTCCTACCGTTGCAAGGCCGGCGACGTCATCGAAGTCCGCCAGAAGTCGAAGCAGATGGTTACGGTTCTCGAAGCCGTTTCGCTCGCTGAACGCGACGTTCCGGACTATATCGAAGTCGACCACAACAAGATGGTTGCCACCTTCGCCCGCGTTCCGGGCCTGACGGACGTTCCTTACGCCGTCATCATGGAACCGCAGCTGGTCGTCGAATTCTACTCGCGTTGA
- a CDS encoding ABC transporter substrate-binding protein, translating to MRLTKLTTGLLAGALFAFPALAVDLRIGLQDDADVLDPAQSRTFVGRIVYTALCDKLVDVSPDLKIVPQLATEWKWSADGKELTMKIREGVKFHDDTPLDAAAVVATIERNMTLPESRRKSELTSVAKVEATGPLEVKFTLKSPDVTLLAQLSDRAGMIVSPTAAKALGANFGSKPVCAGPFKFVERVQQDRIVLEKFKDYWNKDKIFVDKVTYLPIPDTTVRLANLQSGDLDFIERLAPTDVAAVKGNSGLKYDATVNIGYMALYANIANGARADNPFGKDKRLRQAFSLAIDRNAMNQIVYEGTAVGGNQPFPPNSPWFNKAIPVPARDVAKAKALIKAAGFDRVPVELQIPNNPVAQQMMQILQSMVAEAGFDVSLKSTEFATLLEEQTRGNFQLSRSDWSGRVDPDGNIHQFITCKGGINDVKYCNPEVDKLLNDARASTDDAVRKQKYDAASVILNEDMPVIYLGHQSWIWAYKKNITGFVASPDGMIRLQGVKKG from the coding sequence ATGCGACTTACCAAGCTTACGACCGGGCTGCTGGCCGGGGCGCTTTTCGCCTTTCCGGCGCTTGCGGTCGATTTGCGCATCGGCCTGCAGGACGATGCCGACGTTCTCGATCCGGCCCAGTCCCGCACCTTCGTCGGACGTATCGTCTATACGGCGTTGTGCGACAAGCTGGTCGACGTTTCGCCCGACCTGAAGATCGTTCCGCAACTCGCCACCGAGTGGAAATGGTCTGCCGACGGCAAGGAATTGACGATGAAGATCAGGGAGGGCGTCAAGTTCCACGACGACACTCCGCTCGATGCCGCCGCCGTGGTTGCCACGATCGAACGCAACATGACCCTGCCGGAATCGCGCCGCAAGAGCGAGTTGACCTCCGTCGCCAAGGTCGAAGCGACAGGCCCCCTCGAAGTCAAGTTCACCCTGAAGTCTCCGGACGTGACGCTGCTCGCCCAGCTCTCCGACCGCGCCGGCATGATCGTTTCGCCGACTGCCGCCAAGGCGCTCGGCGCCAATTTCGGCTCCAAGCCGGTCTGCGCCGGCCCGTTCAAGTTTGTCGAGCGCGTCCAGCAGGACCGCATCGTGCTCGAAAAATTCAAGGATTACTGGAACAAGGACAAGATCTTCGTTGACAAGGTCACCTACCTGCCGATCCCGGATACGACCGTGCGCCTCGCCAACTTGCAGTCGGGCGACCTCGACTTCATCGAGCGCCTGGCTCCGACCGATGTTGCTGCCGTCAAGGGCAATTCGGGCCTGAAATACGATGCGACCGTCAATATCGGCTACATGGCGCTTTACGCCAATATCGCCAACGGTGCGCGTGCCGACAATCCGTTCGGCAAGGACAAGCGCCTGCGCCAGGCCTTCTCGCTGGCGATCGACCGCAATGCGATGAACCAGATCGTTTATGAAGGCACGGCCGTCGGCGGCAACCAGCCGTTCCCGCCGAACAGCCCGTGGTTCAACAAGGCGATCCCGGTTCCGGCCCGCGACGTCGCCAAGGCCAAGGCTCTGATCAAGGCCGCCGGCTTCGACCGCGTTCCTGTCGAGCTGCAGATCCCGAACAACCCGGTCGCCCAGCAGATGATGCAGATCCTGCAGTCGATGGTCGCCGAAGCCGGTTTCGACGTCAGCCTGAAATCGACCGAATTCGCGACCCTGCTCGAAGAGCAGACCCGCGGCAACTTCCAGCTCAGCCGCTCTGACTGGTCCGGCCGCGTCGATCCTGACGGCAATATCCACCAGTTCATCACCTGCAAGGGTGGCATCAACGACGTGAAATACTGCAACCCGGAGGTCGACAAGCTGCTCAACGATGCACGCGCCTCGACCGACGATGCGGTGCGCAAGCAGAAATACGATGCAGCTTCCGTGATCCTCAACGAAGACATGCCGGTCATCTATCTCGGCCATCAGTCGTGGATCTGGGCTTACAAGAAGAACATTACCGGTTTCGTGGCCAGTCCGGACGGCATGATCCGCCTGCAAGGCGTCAAGAAGGGCTAA
- a CDS encoding DUF982 domain-containing protein, with protein sequence MKSKLWSSPIRIENPETGMVRTVKTVRDAKTVLDRFWPAYHGSQHHLAEQVCDEALKGKSRPSEARRAFIAAAVEAHFHIH encoded by the coding sequence ATGAAATCGAAACTCTGGAGCAGCCCGATCAGGATCGAAAATCCCGAAACCGGCATGGTCCGCACCGTCAAGACGGTGCGCGATGCGAAAACCGTCCTCGACCGATTCTGGCCGGCCTATCACGGCAGCCAGCATCATCTTGCGGAACAAGTCTGCGACGAAGCATTGAAGGGAAAGTCGAGGCCGTCGGAAGCCCGGCGCGCCTTTATCGCCGCGGCGGTGGAAGCGCACTTTCACATCCACTGA